The window CGTGCCGCGCAGGAGCGGCCGGTCGGGGCTGAGCGCGCGGGCGCGGTGCGCATCGATCTTCGACTCGTCGAGCAGCGCGCGCAGATCGTCGTCCGTGAGCTCCTCGATCTTCGCGAGCTCGTGCGACGTGCGGAACCCGTCGAAGAAGTGCAGGAACGGGATGCGCGAGGCGAGCGTCGCGATGTGCGCGATGGCCGCGAGGTCCTGCGCCTCCTGGACGGAGGCCGAAGCGAGCAGGGCGAAGCCCGTCTGGCGGCAGGCCATCACGTCCGAGTGGTCGCCGAAGATGGACAGCGCGTGCGTCGCGAGCGTGCGGGCCGACACGTGCATCGCGTAGGAGGTGAGCTCCCCCGCGATCTTGTACATGTTCGGGATCATCAGGAGCAGGCCCTGCGAGGCCGTGAACGTCGTCGTGAGCGCTCCGGCCTGGAGCGAGCCGTGGACCGCGCCGGCGGCGCCGCCCTCGGACTGCATCTCGATGACCTGCGGAATCGTTCCCCATACGTTCTTCAGGCCCTTGGCCATCCACTCGTCGGAGAGCTCGCCCATCGTGGAGGAAGGAGTGATCGGATAGACGGCCACCACCTCGCTCAGGCGGTAGGCCACGGAAGCGGCGGCGGTGTTGCCGTCGCACACGAGTCGGCGTCGATTTCCCATGCGCCGGAGCTTAGAGACGGAGTCTCTCCGGAGACATGATGCAAACGGACCAAAGCTCCGCGCTCCGGGCGTCGGCTGGGGCATCCGGCTCCCTTGCGGGAGGCGGGGGCGGGGCCTAGGTTGTTACCAGGACCGGATTTCTACCCGGCCCCGGAGGGTGCCATGCAGAAGAGTCATTTCCGGCTCTGGGCGCTCCTGGGCGGCGGAGTCATCCTCGTGCTCGCCCTCGGAGGCCTCTGGAAGGTCCAGACCGCCCCGGTCGACATGAGCCTGACCCCGGCGCACCTGGCGCAACCCCTGACGTCGACCACCGATCGCTTCGAAGTTCTCGTGGCTTCCGTGCCCCTGCAGAAGGCCATCGCCGACAAGCGGCTGATGCTCGCCGGCGAGAACGGCGCGGCGGCGATCGTCGTGCCGGAGGCGACCGTACGGACGAACGACGCCGACCGGGTGCGCGCCCAGCGCGTCCCGTCCCTGCTCGCCCTCTCGGCGATGGCGGGCGGCGGGTTCGTGCTCTTCCTGATCGGCCTCTTCACTCCGCGGATCGGGGCCTTCAAGCAGCACGGCCTGATCGACATGCACCTCGAGTCCATGTAGCGCCGGACTCGAGTCGACTCAGACCATCCGGAGGAGGGACGCCTTCCGCCGCTCGTAGGGCGTCCCGAGGCCGAGCCCGAGCGCCACGTCGCACAGGCGCACGGCCTCCTCGAACTCGGCGCGGTCGCTCCGCAGGGAGATGCCGCGCTCGAGGAAGCGCAGATCCGCGATTTCCTTCGTGAACCGCCGCCCGAGGTCCTGCCGCGCGACGTCGAGGTAGCCCTCCGCTTCGGCGAGCGCGGCAAGCGCCTCGTCCTCGTCCGGGGCGTCCGCCGCCAGCAGCGCCCACGCGAAGAACTTGACGCCGTTCGGGAGGGAGTCCGACTGCTCGATCGCGCGGCGGGCGTACTTGGCGCCCTCGTTCCGCAGCGTCGCCTCGCGATGCCCCGTGAGGAGGTCGTCCAGCCGCTCCTCGGGGCTCTTCCGGCTGGGTTCAACGCGACGCGCCATGACGGGCCGGATTCTAGAGGCCTTATCCTCCCGCCGTGCCGAAGAAGGCCCTCCTCGCCCTCGGGTCCCTGCTCGTTCTCGCGACGCTCGCGGCATACGTCCCCGCGCTGAAGGCCGGGTTCGTCTGGAACGACGACACGTACGTCACGGAGAACCCGACGCTGGACGGCCTCGCCGGCCTCCACCTCATCTGGACCGACACGAAGGCGAACGAGCAGTACTACCCGATGGTCTTCACGTCCTACTGGATCGAGAAGCGCCTCTGGGGACTCGCGCCCCTCGGCTACCACCTCGTGAACGTCCTCCTCCACGCGGCCAATGCGCTGCTGCTGTGGATCCTGCTCGCGCGGCTCGGCCTGCCGGGTCCGGGCTGGGCCGCGGCGCTCTTCGCGCTGCATCCGATGTGCGTCGAATCCGTCGCGTGGGTCGCGGAGCGCAAGAACACGCTGTCTCTCTTCCTGTCCCTCCTCGCGATGCTCGCGTACCTATCGTCACGGGAGGCAAAAGAGAGAAAGACCGGGGGATTCTTCCTCTTCGTCCTCGCCCTCTTCGCGAAGACGACCGCGGTGGTCGTCCCGGCCGTGCTCCTCGTCCTCGTCTGGTGGAAGCGCGGGGAGATCCGCGGGAAGGACGCCGGGCCGCTGGTTCCGTGGTTCGCCGCCGGAATCGCTCTCGCCGCGCACACCGCATGGCTCGAGCGGACGGTCGTCGCCGCGAGCGGAAAGGAGTGGTCGCTGGGCCTGGCGGGCCGCCTGGTCCTCGCCGGAGAAGTGGTCCTCTTCTATTCGAAGAAATTCTTCATCCCCCTCGATCTCTCCTTCTTCTACGAGCGTTGGACGGTCGACGCGCGCGCGATGGTTCAGTGGCTGCCGTCGCTCGGCGCGCTCGCTCTCCTCGTCCTCGCGTGGCGATTCCGGGAGCGCCTCGGCCGCGGCCCGCTCGCGTTCCTGCTGCTTTTCGGCGGCGTCCTCTTCCCCGCGATGGGTTTCTTCAACGTCTACGCGATGCGGTACTCCTGGGTGGCGGACCATTTCGCCTACCAGGCAGTCGCCGTGGCGTCGGCGGGGCTTGCCTGCGGTGCGGCGTTGGCACTCGCCAAGGCGCCGCCGCTCTGGCGGCGCGCCGCGGCTGCGGCCGGCGCCGGAATCCTCGTTTTCCTCGGCGTCCTCACCTTCCGCCAGGCCCGCATCTACGAGGGAGAAGAAACTCTCTGGAAAGACACACTTTCCAAGAACTCTTCGTGCTTCTCCTGCGAGACGAACTACGGGTTCTTCCTCGTCAACGCCGGCCGCACGTCCGAGGGCGTCGCGCACTTCGAGGCGTCGCTGAAGCTCAAGCCCGACAACGTCCCGGCGCTCCTCAACCTCGGGCGCGCCGCCGAACAGCGCGGGAGCCTCGGCGAGGCCGCGGCGCGTCTCCGGGAGGCTTACGCGATCGACCCCTCGGACGGGGCCGTCCTCGTCAACCTCGCCACGGTCGAGGTGAAGCTCGGGCGGGCCGCCGAGGCGATCCCCCTCTACGAGGCGGCATTGCGCCTCGGGACCGCCGACGCGCACCTCGCACACAACGGGCTCGGGGTCGCCTTCATGAGGCAGGGCCGGGTGGCCGAAGCCGCAGGGCAGTTCCGCGAGGCCCTCCGCCTGAGGCCGGACTACGACTTCGCGCGCGCGAACCTCGAACGGGCGCTCGCCGCCCTCGGCGCGGCTCCCTGACGGCTTACTTCGCGGCCTGGAGCTGAGCGAGGTCGGCGAGCACGTCGTCGCTGTGCGTCGAGGGATTGACCTTCAGGTAGGTCTTCCGGATCACGCCCGCCGGGTCGATCAGGAACGTGTTGCGCGCCGAGTACGTCTTGCCGTCGCGCACCACGGCGGAATCGTAGGCCTTCGTGACGGCGCCTTCCGTGTCGGCGAGCAGCTTGAAGCTCAACGCTTCCTTGGTGCAGAAGCTCCTGTGCGAATCCACGGTGTCGACGCTGACGCCGAGGATCACGGCGTTCGCCTTCTCGTACTTCGCGAGGTCGCGCTGGAAGTTGTGCGCCTCCATCGTGCAGCCCGACGTGAAGTCCTTCGGGTAGAAGTAGAGGACGACCCACTTGCCCTTGTTCTGCTCGAGGGTCACCGTCTGCCCTTCCTGGCTCGGAAGTGAGACGGCCGGGGCCTTCGCGCCGGCGGCCGGAGGCTCGGCGGCGGAGGGACGCGCGGCGGAAAGCACGAGGGCAGCGGCCGCGATGGAGCGGAGGAAGATCTTCATGCCGGAGAGCCTAGCAGACCGAGTCTCAGCGCCGGGGGTGCGTTACTGGCCCGGATCGTCAGCCGAAGGACCGTAGATCGACGGCACCTTCGCGCCCATGGGCCGCAGGTACGTCGAGAGCTGACCGCGGTGGTGGATCGCGTCGAAGAGGAAGCCCCACAGCATGTCGCCGAGGGCCGTCTCCCACGCGACTTTTCCGTCCATGAGGAAGCGCGCCTTCTTCTTCCAGGCTGCGTCCTTGACCCTCGCGAGACGCCGCTTGAGCAGCGCCGCGTTCTTCTCGTAGGCCGCGACGCTGACCGTGACGTCTGCCGGCGCCGGCTTCTGGACGAAGTTCACCTCCCCCTTGGCCAGGAGGACGCACGCGTCGTCGAGCTCGTTCGCGAGCAGCGAAACGATCTCGGCGGCGGACATCGACCGCGGGTGCGGGCGGTAGCCCGCACCGGCCGGGGGCACGGCCTTCAGCACGCGGACGAACTTCGGGATTTCCGACTTGAAGCACTGGACGAGGTGTTCACGGTTGTTCACGATTTCCTCCCTTTCGTCTGTGAGTTGAGCCTCGCTGCCTTGCGGATGCAGCCGACACCCGCGTCTCTCTTCATTTGGCCTCCGCGAGCGCCTTCAAACGCGCCGCCTCGAACTCGTCGCCCTTGTTCCAGCGCGGCATCTCGGGCGCGTCCGCGGTTCGGCAGCCGAGCCAGAACGCGAGGCGCATGTCCTCGACGGCCCCGGAGAAGTCCCAGCTCTCCCGGAAATCGTCCGAGGGCTGGTGGTAGTCGGTCTTCACGTAAGCCTCTTCCTGGGCCCTGCCCCAGCCCGGCGCCTTTCCGACCACGTCCGTCCCCTTCTTCAAGTACGCGGCCGGGACGCCGATCCTCGCGAAGTTGAACTGGTCCGAACGGTAAAAGGTCCCCTTCTCCGGGGACTCGTCGCCATGTGTGACCCGTCCCTGCATCGCGGCCAGCGCCGTGAAGTCCGCGTCGAGCGAGGACTTCCCGAGGCCGATCATCCCGACGTCCCGCGTTTTTCCGTAGACGCCGATCACGTCGACGTTCACGTTCGCAGCGATCCGGCCGGCGGGAACGGGGGGATGCTTCGCGAGCCACTCCGACCCGAGCAGTCCCTGCTCCTCCCCCGCAACGAGCGCGAAGTAGACGCTCCGGGCCGGCCTCTCCTTCAGCGAGGCAAACGCCTGCGCGATCGCGAGGATTCCCGCCACGCCCGACGCGTTGTCGAGGGCGCCGTTGTAGATCGCGTCGCCGCCCGGCGTCGCCGCGGGCTTGATTCCGAGGTGGTCGTGGTGCGCCGTGTAGATCACGGCCTCGCCCGCGCGCTGCGGATCCGCGCCGCGGAGCAGGCCGATCACGTTGCCGGATTCCTTCTTCGATACGGTGCTCGTGAAGGCGAGCGACATCGTGACGCCCAGCGGCACCGGTTTGAAGGCGCGCGTCTCGGCCGCGGCCCTGAGCGCGTCGAGGTCCTTGCCGCCGAGCGCGGCGAGCTTCTTCGCCAGCTCGTCGGTCGCCCACATCTTCATCGCCACGCGGGGGCTGCCGTCCTCGGGCAGCTCGAAGAGCTCGCCCTTCCACGACGTCTGGATCACCTGCCAGCCGTAACCGGCCGACGGCGTCGTGTGGATCACGATCGCGCCCGCGGCGCCGGCCTTCGCGGCCATGAGGTACTTGTAGTCCCAGCGCCCGTACCAGAGGCGCGTCTTCCCGGCAAAGAGGTTCGGCTCGGCAGGCGTGCCCTCCGGATCGTTGTTCATCATCAGGAGGACCTTGCCTCTCAGGTCGGCTCCCTTGTAGTCGTCCCACTTGTATTCGGGCGCGACGATCCCGTAACCGACGAAGACGATCTCGGCGTTTTCGATCTTCGACGCGGTCTTCTGGTCGCCCGCCACCGCGACGAAGTTCTCGCCGGGGACTCCCGGGGCCGTCCCCTTCGGCGACGCGAAGGCCGCGGGGACCGTGTACGTCGGCCGGATGCCGACGAGCGGGACCTTCTGGATCCATCCTCCGCCGGGGACGCCGGGTTCGAGGCCGAGGGCCTCCAGCCGCGCCTGGATGTAGGCCTCGGCCAGCGCGTCGCCGCGGGACGCGGGCCCGCGGCCTTCGAGAAGGTCGGACGAGAGGAACCGGATGTCGGCCTTGAGGCCGTCGGCGGTGATTTTGCCGGCGGCGTCTTTCTGCGCCGGCGTCACGAGGTCGGCGGCGAAGAGCGCAGGCGCTGCGAACACCGCGAGGGCGGCGGCGAGGAAGACAAGGCGGTTTCTCATGGCGGGAAACCTAGCAAGCCGCCCCGCCCGGCGCAACGCCCGTCTAGCCGTCCCGCTCGCGGAAGTCGTCCCACTCCTGCTCGCTCCACCACTCGCGCTCGAGGCCCTCGCACGACAGCCCGTAGGACGGGCAGATGACGCAGCCCTCCCCGCGGATCGCGCCCGCGTCCTCGCTGGGCGGGTAGAGAGCGAAGAGCCGCTCGGCCCCGTCCCGCGCGGCGCGCTCCTCGGCGTCGGGCGGGCGGCCCTCGAGATCCGGGGCGCCCGCGCGGCGCAGGCGGGCCTCGGCCTCCGGCAGGAGAACCGAGTTCTCGGCGTCGATGTGCGCGAGGAGGTCGCGCCGGTAGCGCGTCGAGAGGTCGAGCAGCCGTCCGCCCTGCCCCTCCGGCCTCGCGAGCAGCGGCGCGAACTCCTCGAGCGTCTTCGCCATCGCCGCGTGCTGGTCGAAGAGGGAGCGCACCGGCCCGGAGTCGGGGCGGATGGGCAGGTGCGCGAGCAGCGCCGGGAAGAGCGTGTCCTCCTCGCGCGCGTGGTGGTAGCGCCCGGCGAAGAGCCGGAAGAACGCAAGGAACGCGCCCGCGTCCGCGGGTTCGCCCCGCCCCCCGAGACGCGCCTCGACGTACGTGCGCAGCGCGCCGAGCGTCCGCTCGATGAAGACGTGCTCGGAGCGAAGCTCGTCGATCAGGCTCATGTCGTGAAGATCTGGTCCATTTGCCTCATTTACGCTGTCCGTCCGCGGCCCTAGTTTCTCCTGAAAGGCGGGAACGACTTCTCGCTTCAGGGCGCGCGTTCCCCCCGGCGCGACGAAGGAGAATCTCATGCCGCCGCTCCACCTCGACACCGGAAACACCGGGTTCATGCTTCTTTGCTGCAGCCTCGTCATGCTGATGACGCCAGGCCTGGCGTTCTTCTACGGTGGCCTGGTCGGCCGCAAAAACGTCCTCGGGATCATGATCCAGAGCTTCGTCTCGATGGGCTGGACGACGGTCCTCTGGTGGCTCTGCGGGTTCTCGATGTGCTTCAGCGGAGACCTCAAGAGCGGAACCGACTATTTCGGGATCGTCGGGAACTTCGACTGGAGGTTCCTCAGGAACATCACCCTGGACACGCCGAGCCCGAACGACACGATCCCCATGATCGTCTTCTGCGCCTATCAGATGATGTTCGCGATCATCACGCCGGCTCTCATCACCGGCGCGTTCGCGAACCGGGTCACGTTCAAGGCCTACATGGCGTTCCTGACCGGGTGGCTTCTCTTCGTGTACTTCCCGTTCGTCCACATGGTGTGGGGCGGCGGAATTCTCGCGAAGTGGGGCGTTCTCGACTTCGCGGGCGGCATCGTCGTCCACAACATCGCCGGCATCGCCGCCCTCGCCTCCGTCCTCTACGTCGGCAAGCGCAAGATCGTCGACCGCGGGCCCCACAGCATCCCGCTCGTCGCTCTCGGCACCGGGCTTCTCTGGTTCGGCTGGTACGGCTTCAACGCCGGCAGCGAGTTCCGGGTCGACTCCGTCACCGCGGTCGCGTTCCTCAACACCGACCTCGCCGCGTCGTTCGCGGCCATCGCATGGCTCGGGATGGACTGGATCACCTCGAAGAAGCCGAAGTTCCTGGGGCTCCTCACGGGCGCCGTGGCGGGCCTCGCCACGATCACTCCCGCGGCCGGCTACGTCTCGCCGTCGACCGCCTGCCTCATCGGCGTCATCGCCGGAATCGTCTGCTTCTATGCGGTCGCGCTCAAGAACAAGCTCGGGTGGGACGACGCGCTCGACGTCTGGGGCGTCCACGGCGTGGGCGGCTTCCTCGGGATCGTGCTCCTCGGCGTCTTCGCGACGACGAGCTTCAACCCGAACGGCGTCAACGGGCTTCTCCACGGAAACCCTCGCTTCTTCTTCGTTCAGGTCGGGGCCGTCCTCTTCTCCTCGGTCTGGGCTTTCGTCTTCACGCTCGGCATGCTCTGGGCGATCAACAAGTTCACCCCCGTCCACGTCGAGGACGAGACCGAGCAGTCGGGTCTCGACGAGGGGCTGCACGGCGAGCGCGCCTATCTGGAGGACGGCGCGGCCTGAGAGAGGCCGGCCGGCTCAGCCCAGTTCTTCAGCGAGGGAGTCCACGAGGGCTGCGTACTTCTTCATCGCGTCGTCCTTCGAGGCGCCCTTCCGCTTCGCCCACGCGTCGTACTTCGCCCGGCCCTTGAGATCGAAGAGGCCCGGCCGCTCGCCCGAGACGTCGCCGTCCGTGGCCTGCTTGTAGAGGCCGTAGAGGTCCAGGAGCTGGTCGTTGGACGGGCGGGACGGGAGCTTCTCGACCCGCGCCTTGGCGTCCTTGAACTGGTCGGCGACGGATTTCGCCTTCTTGGCCGGCATGCGTTGTCCTCCGTGCGCGCGATTCTGCGGCGAAGCCCGCCGATCCTGCAAACGTTGCCGATTCTCCCGGGCGGCTCTAGATTCGATGGATGACGCAGCCTCTCTACATCGCCGCCTACCACCAGTCGAAGTTCGGAAAGCTCATGGGGCTCACGGTTCCCGAGATCGTCTCGCGCGCCGTGACGGAGACGGCCGGCTCGATCCCGGCCGACCCCTCCCTGTTCGACGTCGCCTCGATCGGAGCCACCTGCAACTTCACGCTCAACGAGCAGGGCCTCCTCGCGGGCCTCGTCGCGATGGCCCCCGGCATGGCGGCCAAGCCCATCGAGGCCGTGGAGAACGCCTGCGCGTCCGGCGGCGAAGCGATCCTCTCGGTCGCGCGCAAGCTTCTCCTCGGCGAGGGTGACACGGGCATCGCCGTCGGCTTCGAGAAGATGCGCGACGCCGAGGGCAAGATGGACGGGAAGCTCATCGGCAAGGTGCTCGGGTACTTTTCGCACCCCGACGAGCGCGCCGGGAAGACGTTCGTCTTTCCCCACCTCTTCGCCGAGGTGATGGATCTCTACCTGAAGGAGCACGGCGTCACCGAGGCCGACCTCGCGGCGATCGCCGTCCAGGAGTACGCGAACGCGCGGCACAACCCCTTCGCCCAGATGCAGAAGAACGACGTCACGCTCGAGAAAGCGCTCGCGATCGAGGGCATCAACCGGTACGTCGTGGACGGCCTGCCGCTCAAGACGCTGGATTGCTCGCAGATCACGGACGGCTACGCCGGCCTCGTCCTCGCGACCGAGAAGGGGCTCGCGAAGCTGGGCGTCGCGAAGAAGGACGCCGTCCGCCTCGCCGGTTTCGGCCAGGCGACGGACCCGCTCCTGAAGGCCGGACGGGACGTCCTCCACCCCTGCGGCGCGAAGACCGCGATGGCGAAAGCGTACGCGCGGGCGGGGTCGACCCCAAGGACGTGAACGTCGCCGAGGTGCACGACTGCTTCACCGTGATGGGCGCGATCGGGACCGAGGTGATCGGCAAGGCGCCCGCGGGCAAGGGCGCCGCGTACTGGGTGGACGGCAAGGCGCGGCCCGACGGCGAGTGCGGGATCAACACGTCGGGCGGCCTGATCGCGAAGGGCCACCCCATCGGGGCGACCGGCATCGCCATGGTGGGCTGGGCGGCCTGGCAGCTCCTCGGGAAGGTCCCCGAAAAGCTGCAGGTCCCGAACGCCCGGGCCGCGGCGACATTCAACATCGGCGGTCCGATCTGCGCGTCCGTATGCACGGTGCTGACGCCGGCGGCCTGAGCCCCGTCCCCGGCCAACTTTCGCGCTCTCTGCCACTTCCCCGCCGCATTTGCATCATGGCCGGCGGCGGCTGCCGGCCCTAGCTTTCGGCCAAATCGGGGGGGAATCTCGTCCGAAAAGTCCGAAAGGAGCCCGTCTGATGAATACCCTGTGGATGGTCCTGATTGCCGTCCTCGTCATCTACGCGGCCTACAACTACGCGCGGCGCGTGGATAAAAACGTCATCCAGGCGGACGTCAAGAGGGCGACTCCCGCGAAAATGTACATGGACGGCGTGGACTTCATGCCCACGTCCCGGAACGTCCTGTACGGCTACCACTTCAAATCGATCGCGGCGGCAGGTCCGATCGTCGGTCCCATCACCGCGGCGAACATCTGGGGCTGGGGGCCGTCCCTCCTCTGGCTCGTCATCGGCGTGAGCCTGATCGGCTGGGCGAGCGACTACTCCGCGATCATGGTGGCCGTCCGGAACGACGGCAACAGCCTGAGCGCGATCTCGCACAAGCTCATCGCGCCGCGCACGCGCCGCATCCTGTTCGTCTTCATCTTCTTCTACCTCATGCTCCTCGCCGGCGCCTTCGTCGGCATCCTCGCGGCCATCCTCTCGGCGCGGCCGGACGTCCCGTTCGGGATCATCATGCTGGCGCTCATGGGCCTTCTCGCGGGCCAGATGATGTACCGCTGGAAGATGGACCTCGTCCTCGTAACGCTGATCGTCGTCGTCGCGACGATCGCCGCGATGGCGCTCGGCCCGTGGGGCCAGCACAAGGACGACAAGGGCAAGCTCGTGCAGGGGCCGGTCGGAAGCGCGATCGTGTCGATCAACGCCTCCGTCGACGACCTCACGGGCAAGCAGCCCCTCATGCAGCTCGTGGATCCGACGAACGCCGACCCGCGCATCCCGGCGCCCGGCCCCGACGGCAAGCGGCCCACGACCGCCGCCTACGACGCCGCCACGTCCCAGGTGAAGACGCTCCCGAACTACCTCCTCTGGATGGCGTTCCTCTTCGTCTTCTCGTACTGCGGCGCGAACATGCCGATCTGGCGTTTCGCGCAGCCCGTCAACTACATCGGCTTCTGGATCATGCTCATCACGATCGTCCTGTCGGCCGTCGGCATGATCGTCGCGCCGCTCAGCGGCGTGAAGGACGCAGCCGGGAACGTCATCGGCGCCTTCGCGCTCACGGCCGTCAAGGACCTCGGCTTTGCGCTGCCGCTGGCCGGCAAGGCCTGGCAGCCGCTGTGGCCCATGCTGTTCGTGACGATCGCCTGCGGGGCGATCTCGGGCTGGCATGCGCTCGTAGGCTCCGTCGGCACCGCCCGGCAGCTCGAGTACGAGACCGATTGCCTGCCCGTGGGCGCCGGCTCGATGCTCGGCGAGTACTCCCTCGCCACCCTGTCCCTCACCGCGGTCTCCATCGCGGGGGTCGGCGGCGGCGGCGGCCGGTTCGCGGCGGGCGTCGGCAAGCTCATCTTCGCCGGGACCTTCGGGATCATCCCCGAGGTGTTCGGCACGGCGCTCGGCTTCGGCGCCTTCG is drawn from Acidobacteriota bacterium and contains these coding sequences:
- a CDS encoding tetratricopeptide repeat protein; protein product: MPKKALLALGSLLVLATLAAYVPALKAGFVWNDDTYVTENPTLDGLAGLHLIWTDTKANEQYYPMVFTSYWIEKRLWGLAPLGYHLVNVLLHAANALLLWILLARLGLPGPGWAAALFALHPMCVESVAWVAERKNTLSLFLSLLAMLAYLSSREAKERKTGGFFLFVLALFAKTTAVVVPAVLLVLVWWKRGEIRGKDAGPLVPWFAAGIALAAHTAWLERTVVAASGKEWSLGLAGRLVLAGEVVLFYSKKFFIPLDLSFFYERWTVDARAMVQWLPSLGALALLVLAWRFRERLGRGPLAFLLLFGGVLFPAMGFFNVYAMRYSWVADHFAYQAVAVASAGLACGAALALAKAPPLWRRAAAAAGAGILVFLGVLTFRQARIYEGEETLWKDTLSKNSSCFSCETNYGFFLVNAGRTSEGVAHFEASLKLKPDNVPALLNLGRAAEQRGSLGEAAARLREAYAIDPSDGAVLVNLATVEVKLGRAAEAIPLYEAALRLGTADAHLAHNGLGVAFMRQGRVAEAAGQFREALRLRPDYDFARANLERALAALGAAP
- a CDS encoding peroxiredoxin, producing MKIFLRSIAAAALVLSAARPSAAEPPAAGAKAPAVSLPSQEGQTVTLEQNKGKWVVLYFYPKDFTSGCTMEAHNFQRDLAKYEKANAVILGVSVDTVDSHRSFCTKEALSFKLLADTEGAVTKAYDSAVVRDGKTYSARNTFLIDPAGVIRKTYLKVNPSTHSDDVLADLAQLQAAK
- a CDS encoding M28 family peptidase translates to MRNRLVFLAAALAVFAAPALFAADLVTPAQKDAAGKITADGLKADIRFLSSDLLEGRGPASRGDALAEAYIQARLEALGLEPGVPGGGWIQKVPLVGIRPTYTVPAAFASPKGTAPGVPGENFVAVAGDQKTASKIENAEIVFVGYGIVAPEYKWDDYKGADLRGKVLLMMNNDPEGTPAEPNLFAGKTRLWYGRWDYKYLMAAKAGAAGAIVIHTTPSAGYGWQVIQTSWKGELFELPEDGSPRVAMKMWATDELAKKLAALGGKDLDALRAAAETRAFKPVPLGVTMSLAFTSTVSKKESGNVIGLLRGADPQRAGEAVIYTAHHDHLGIKPAATPGGDAIYNGALDNASGVAGILAIAQAFASLKERPARSVYFALVAGEEQGLLGSEWLAKHPPVPAGRIAANVNVDVIGVYGKTRDVGMIGLGKSSLDADFTALAAMQGRVTHGDESPEKGTFYRSDQFNFARIGVPAAYLKKGTDVVGKAPGWGRAQEEAYVKTDYHQPSDDFRESWDFSGAVEDMRLAFWLGCRTADAPEMPRWNKGDEFEAARLKALAEAK
- a CDS encoding hemerythrin domain-containing protein, producing MSLIDELRSEHVFIERTLGALRTYVEARLGGRGEPADAGAFLAFFRLFAGRYHHAREEDTLFPALLAHLPIRPDSGPVRSLFDQHAAMAKTLEEFAPLLARPEGQGGRLLDLSTRYRRDLLAHIDAENSVLLPEAEARLRRAGAPDLEGRPPDAEERAARDGAERLFALYPPSEDAGAIRGEGCVICPSYGLSCEGLEREWWSEQEWDDFRERDG
- a CDS encoding ammonium transporter, translating into MPPLHLDTGNTGFMLLCCSLVMLMTPGLAFFYGGLVGRKNVLGIMIQSFVSMGWTTVLWWLCGFSMCFSGDLKSGTDYFGIVGNFDWRFLRNITLDTPSPNDTIPMIVFCAYQMMFAIITPALITGAFANRVTFKAYMAFLTGWLLFVYFPFVHMVWGGGILAKWGVLDFAGGIVVHNIAGIAALASVLYVGKRKIVDRGPHSIPLVALGTGLLWFGWYGFNAGSEFRVDSVTAVAFLNTDLAASFAAIAWLGMDWITSKKPKFLGLLTGAVAGLATITPAAGYVSPSTACLIGVIAGIVCFYAVALKNKLGWDDALDVWGVHGVGGFLGIVLLGVFATTSFNPNGVNGLLHGNPRFFFVQVGAVLFSSVWAFVFTLGMLWAINKFTPVHVEDETEQSGLDEGLHGERAYLEDGAA
- a CDS encoding acyl-CoA-binding protein — encoded protein: MPAKKAKSVADQFKDAKARVEKLPSRPSNDQLLDLYGLYKQATDGDVSGERPGLFDLKGRAKYDAWAKRKGASKDDAMKKYAALVDSLAEELG
- a CDS encoding thiolase family protein — its product is MTQPLYIAAYHQSKFGKLMGLTVPEIVSRAVTETAGSIPADPSLFDVASIGATCNFTLNEQGLLAGLVAMAPGMAAKPIEAVENACASGGEAILSVARKLLLGEGDTGIAVGFEKMRDAEGKMDGKLIGKVLGYFSHPDERAGKTFVFPHLFAEVMDLYLKEHGVTEADLAAIAVQEYANARHNPFAQMQKNDVTLEKALAIEGINRYVVDGLPLKTLDCSQITDGYAGLVLATEKGLAKLGVAKKDAVRLAGFGQATDPLLKAGRDVLHPCGAKTAMAKAYARAGSTPRT
- a CDS encoding carbon starvation protein A → MNTLWMVLIAVLVIYAAYNYARRVDKNVIQADVKRATPAKMYMDGVDFMPTSRNVLYGYHFKSIAAAGPIVGPITAANIWGWGPSLLWLVIGVSLIGWASDYSAIMVAVRNDGNSLSAISHKLIAPRTRRILFVFIFFYLMLLAGAFVGILAAILSARPDVPFGIIMLALMGLLAGQMMYRWKMDLVLVTLIVVVATIAAMALGPWGQHKDDKGKLVQGPVGSAIVSINASVDDLTGKQPLMQLVDPTNADPRIPAPGPDGKRPTTAAYDAATSQVKTLPNYLLWMAFLFVFSYCGANMPIWRFAQPVNYIGFWIMLITIVLSAVGMIVAPLSGVKDAAGNVIGAFALTAVKDLGFALPLAGKAWQPLWPMLFVTIACGAISGWHALVGSVGTARQLEYETDCLPVGAGSMLGEYSLATLSLTAVSIAGVGGGGGRFAAGVGKLIFAGTFGIIPEVFGTALGFGAFVMIVLTVTQLVFRVMRVTLAEWMGDTVPLFRNMHVSSIISMALTAALVLTGTWVYLWQMFGASNQLMAALSLLVVTVWLKSEKRNPSYALYPMLFMYFTTLFATCVTARNLYVTIAANPAMSGLPVAGAWAMIIVAALLLVASLVIGWDGLKAYRKYSAQPPAGKPAVARA